The proteins below come from a single Ochotona princeps isolate mOchPri1 chromosome 13, mOchPri1.hap1, whole genome shotgun sequence genomic window:
- the LOC101533809 gene encoding mitochondrial import receptor subunit TOM7 homolog: MGKLSQRAKQRLQQLSKGGQCIIPCGIVSLVVCLDFKRGADPGMPEPTVLGLVWG, from the coding sequence ATGGGGAAGCTGAGCCAAAGAGCCAAGCAGCGGCTGCAGCAGCTCTCCAAAGGAGGCCAGTGTATCATCCCCTGCGGAATTGTCTCTCTCGTGGTCTGCCTGGATTTTAAGAGGGGTGCAGATCCCGGAATGCCTGAACCAACTGTTTTGGGCCTAGTCTGGGGATAA